The following proteins are encoded in a genomic region of Micrococcaceae bacterium Sec5.8:
- a CDS encoding CoA-acylating methylmalonate-semialdehyde dehydrogenase, protein MNVIEHWINGSYVPAGSRSAPVTNPATGKVTGQVSLASHEESRAAVAAARAAFPAWRDTSIARRTQILFSFRELLNARKGELAAIITSEHGKVLDDALGEVTRGQEVVEFACGIPHLLKGSYTENASTNVDVHSIRQALGPVAIISPFNFPAMVPMWFFPLAIAAGNTVVIKPSEKDPTAINWMAELWKEAGLPDGVFNVLHGDKVAVDALLSDPDIKAVSFVGSTPIAKYVYQTATANGKRVQALGGAKNHMIVLPDADLDLAADAAVNAGFGSAGERCMAISALLAVGGIADELVTKIAERTRSLRTGDGLRGCDMGPLVTAVHRDKVAGYVDAGEAAGATLVVDGRKVAPDAEGEGFFVGPTLFDNVTPDMSIYQDEIFGPVLAVVRVDSYEQALELINTNPYGNGTAIFTNDGGAARRFENEVEVGMVGINVPVPVPMAYYSFGGWKNSLFGDTHAHGTEGVGFFTRGKAVTSRWLDPSHGGLNLGFPQNA, encoded by the coding sequence TTGAACGTCATTGAGCACTGGATCAACGGCAGCTACGTTCCGGCCGGCAGCCGGTCTGCCCCCGTGACGAACCCGGCGACGGGTAAGGTCACCGGCCAGGTGTCCCTGGCCAGCCACGAAGAGAGCCGCGCCGCCGTCGCGGCGGCCCGGGCCGCGTTCCCCGCCTGGCGGGACACCTCCATTGCCCGCCGCACACAAATCCTCTTCTCCTTCCGCGAACTGCTCAATGCCCGCAAAGGCGAGCTGGCCGCCATCATCACCTCCGAGCATGGCAAGGTCCTCGATGACGCCCTCGGTGAAGTGACCCGGGGGCAGGAGGTCGTGGAGTTCGCCTGCGGCATCCCGCACCTGCTCAAAGGCAGCTACACGGAGAATGCCTCCACCAATGTGGATGTCCACTCCATCCGGCAAGCACTCGGACCGGTCGCAATCATCAGCCCGTTCAACTTCCCGGCCATGGTGCCCATGTGGTTCTTTCCGCTCGCCATCGCCGCCGGGAACACCGTCGTCATCAAGCCCAGCGAAAAGGACCCCACGGCCATCAACTGGATGGCCGAGCTCTGGAAGGAAGCCGGCCTTCCGGACGGCGTCTTCAACGTCCTGCACGGCGACAAAGTGGCTGTCGACGCCCTGCTCAGCGACCCCGACATCAAGGCCGTCTCCTTTGTCGGATCCACGCCGATCGCCAAATACGTCTACCAGACCGCGACCGCGAACGGGAAGCGCGTGCAGGCCCTCGGCGGCGCCAAAAACCACATGATTGTCCTGCCCGATGCCGACCTCGACCTCGCCGCCGATGCGGCTGTGAACGCCGGGTTCGGCTCGGCCGGAGAGCGGTGCATGGCCATCTCGGCGCTCCTCGCCGTAGGCGGCATAGCCGATGAGCTCGTGACGAAAATTGCTGAGCGTACACGGTCGCTCCGCACCGGCGACGGCCTTCGAGGATGCGACATGGGCCCGCTCGTCACGGCGGTCCACCGCGACAAGGTCGCAGGCTACGTCGACGCCGGGGAGGCCGCCGGGGCCACCCTCGTAGTTGACGGCCGCAAGGTGGCCCCCGATGCGGAAGGTGAGGGCTTCTTCGTCGGCCCCACCCTCTTTGACAACGTCACGCCGGACATGTCCATCTACCAGGACGAGATCTTCGGCCCCGTCCTGGCCGTGGTCCGGGTTGACAGCTACGAACAGGCCCTGGAGCTGATCAACACCAACCCCTATGGCAACGGCACCGCTATTTTCACCAACGACGGCGGCGCGGCCCGCCGCTTCGAGAACGAGGTGGAAGTGGGGATGGTCGGCATCAACGTCCCGGTGCCTGTTCCCATGGCCTACTACTCCTTCGGCGGCTGGAAGAACTCGCTGTTCGGCGATACCCACGCCCATGGCACGGAGGGCGTCGGGTTTTTCACCCGGGGCAAGGCTGTGACCTCCCGCTGGCTGGATCCCAGCCACGGCGGCCTCAACCTCGGTTTTCCGCAGAACGCCTGA
- the purM gene encoding phosphoribosylformylglycinamidine cyclo-ligase: protein MTPASPAADMNAAQNAVGITYASAGVDVEAGDRAVELMKDAIKATHNSSVVGGVGGFAGLYDVSKLLTYKRPLLATSTDGVGTKVAIAQAMDIHDTIGFDLVGMVVDDIVVVGAEPLYMTDYIACGKVVPERIADIVRGIAAACSVAGTALVGGETAEHPGLLGEHEYDVAGAATGVVEADQLLGPDRVRAGDVVIGMASSGLHSNGYSLVRRVINHAGWALDRHVSEFSRTLGEELLEPTRVYAADCLDLARTFPVNGSAAGQAVHGFSHVTGGGLAANLARVLPQGLLATVDRATWELPAIFRLVAELGNVPLADLERTLNLGVGMVAIVSPEAADAAVNRLTERGLPAWVMGTVEANSDSVLKSGPDYVQGAKGVDGGAVRLVNAYA, encoded by the coding sequence ATGACTCCCGCCTCCCCGGCCGCTGACATGAATGCCGCCCAGAACGCCGTCGGCATCACCTACGCCTCCGCCGGCGTCGACGTCGAAGCGGGAGACCGCGCCGTCGAACTCATGAAGGACGCCATCAAGGCGACCCACAACTCCTCGGTGGTGGGCGGCGTCGGTGGCTTCGCGGGACTTTACGACGTCTCCAAACTGCTCACCTACAAGCGCCCGCTGCTGGCGACGTCCACCGACGGCGTCGGCACCAAAGTGGCCATCGCCCAGGCCATGGACATCCACGACACCATCGGTTTCGACCTTGTCGGCATGGTGGTCGATGACATCGTGGTGGTGGGCGCCGAGCCGCTGTACATGACCGATTACATCGCCTGCGGCAAAGTGGTTCCGGAGCGCATCGCCGACATTGTCCGCGGCATCGCAGCCGCCTGTTCCGTTGCGGGGACAGCCCTGGTGGGCGGCGAGACCGCCGAGCACCCGGGCCTGCTGGGCGAGCACGAGTACGACGTCGCCGGTGCCGCCACCGGTGTTGTCGAAGCCGACCAGCTCCTCGGCCCGGACCGCGTCCGCGCCGGTGACGTGGTGATCGGCATGGCCTCCTCCGGGCTGCACTCCAACGGCTACTCCCTGGTCCGCCGCGTCATCAACCACGCCGGCTGGGCACTGGACCGGCACGTCTCCGAATTCAGCCGCACGCTCGGTGAGGAACTCCTGGAACCGACCCGGGTCTACGCCGCCGACTGCCTGGACCTGGCCCGTACCTTCCCGGTCAACGGCTCCGCAGCCGGCCAGGCCGTGCACGGTTTCAGCCACGTCACAGGCGGCGGCCTCGCCGCCAACCTGGCCCGCGTCCTCCCGCAGGGCCTGCTGGCCACTGTGGACCGCGCCACCTGGGAACTGCCGGCCATCTTCCGGCTCGTCGCCGAGCTGGGCAACGTTCCGCTGGCCGACTTGGAACGCACGCTGAACCTGGGCGTAGGCATGGTGGCGATTGTGTCCCCCGAGGCCGCCGATGCCGCGGTGAACCGCCTCACCGAACGCGGGTTGCCGGCCTGGGTCATGGGTACCGTGGAGGCCAACTCTGATTCGGTCCTCAAGTCCGGCCCGGACTACGTGCAGGGCGCCAAGGGCGTGGACGGCGGCGCCGTCCGGCTGGTCAACGCCTACGCCTAA
- a CDS encoding methyltransferase domain-containing protein — protein MTASAERIRDQQRSTWDEFSAGWRKWDAEVLSWHAPFGDTVLQEARLRPDSAVLDVASGTGEPGLTAATLAPRGSVVLLDLSAGMLRVAAEKAAARGLPNVATRVGDAAALPFEDATFDAVLCRFGLMFFPSVSGAVDEMARVARPGSRISAAVWGRAAENPWATLILGTIARHTELPVPATGAPGLFRCAAAGFMARVFQEAGLVEVSEQKISTDLVQGSPDLYWEFMTEIATTVGVGLAGADRDSRDLIRADVFQMLGRYEHRGAIRLRSTATIVAGTRA, from the coding sequence ATGACAGCCTCAGCAGAGCGGATCCGGGATCAGCAGCGGAGCACCTGGGACGAGTTCTCCGCCGGCTGGCGGAAATGGGATGCCGAAGTGCTCAGCTGGCACGCACCGTTCGGCGATACCGTCCTCCAGGAGGCACGGCTCCGCCCGGACTCCGCCGTCCTCGACGTCGCCTCCGGAACCGGCGAGCCGGGTCTCACCGCGGCAACCCTTGCCCCGCGCGGCAGCGTCGTCCTGCTGGACCTCTCGGCGGGCATGCTCCGGGTCGCCGCCGAGAAGGCGGCGGCCCGCGGGCTGCCGAACGTGGCCACCAGGGTGGGCGACGCCGCCGCTCTTCCGTTTGAGGATGCCACCTTCGATGCCGTCCTCTGCCGCTTCGGTTTGATGTTCTTCCCCAGTGTTTCCGGCGCGGTGGATGAAATGGCCCGCGTCGCCAGGCCGGGTTCGCGGATCAGTGCCGCCGTCTGGGGCCGGGCCGCCGAGAACCCGTGGGCCACCCTCATCCTCGGGACGATCGCGCGCCATACCGAACTGCCGGTCCCGGCAACGGGCGCACCCGGGCTGTTCCGGTGCGCCGCAGCGGGATTCATGGCACGGGTCTTTCAGGAAGCAGGGCTGGTCGAGGTCAGCGAGCAGAAGATCAGCACAGACCTGGTCCAGGGCTCACCGGATCTCTACTGGGAGTTCATGACGGAGATCGCGACCACCGTCGGGGTGGGCCTGGCCGGCGCGGACCGGGATTCCCGGGACCTGATCCGGGCGGACGTGTTCCAAATGCTGGGCCGCTACGAACACCGCGGCGCCATCCGGCTTCGTTCCACCGCCACCATCGTGGCGGGCACGCGGGCCTGA
- the bcp gene encoding thioredoxin-dependent thiol peroxidase, giving the protein MSQNLTVKLQPGTPAPDFSLPDAAGHQVSLADYRGKNVIVYFYPQAATPGCTTEACDFRDNLASLQGSGYEVLGISPDAPEALAHFTGDFALTFPLLADEDHAVALAYGAWGEKLVRGEVTEGIVRSTVVLDPEGKVTLAQYQVKAQGHVAALKEQLGV; this is encoded by the coding sequence ATGAGCCAGAACCTCACCGTCAAGCTGCAGCCCGGAACCCCGGCCCCGGATTTCTCCCTTCCGGACGCCGCGGGACACCAGGTCTCGCTGGCCGATTACCGCGGCAAGAACGTCATTGTGTATTTCTACCCGCAGGCCGCCACCCCTGGCTGCACCACCGAGGCCTGCGACTTCCGGGACAACCTGGCGTCCCTGCAGGGATCCGGCTATGAAGTGCTGGGCATCTCCCCCGATGCGCCCGAGGCGCTGGCACACTTCACCGGCGACTTCGCCCTGACCTTTCCGCTCCTCGCCGACGAGGACCACGCGGTGGCGCTGGCCTACGGAGCCTGGGGCGAAAAGCTGGTCCGCGGTGAAGTCACCGAAGGAATCGTCCGCTCTACGGTGGTCCTGGACCCCGAAGGAAAGGTCACACTGGCCCAGTACCAGGTCAAGGCCCAGGGCCATGTTGCTGCGTTGAAGGAGCAACTGGGCGTCTAG
- a CDS encoding TIM barrel protein, whose translation MYSVNCSILLTELPLLERPAAAKAAGFDAVEFWWPFAGSVPGDAEVTDFERAITDAGVRLAGLNFYAGDMPAGDRGLVSWPGRSGEFRDNADAVAGIGGRLGCTAFNALYGNRQDGIAPEAQDELAVRNLAAAAAAVASIGGTVLLEPVSGAPRYPLLRADDALQVISRVRQETGAENLRLLADFYHLSVNGDDVAAVIEQHAKDFGHLQIADSPGRGAPGTGGLPLGSWIARSRELGYDGCIALEYKEPAATAFSWAIRPSAAG comes from the coding sequence ATGTATTCCGTGAACTGCTCCATCCTGTTGACCGAGTTGCCCCTGCTTGAGCGGCCCGCCGCGGCGAAGGCCGCCGGCTTTGACGCCGTGGAGTTCTGGTGGCCCTTCGCCGGCTCCGTTCCCGGTGACGCCGAGGTCACCGACTTCGAGCGGGCCATCACCGATGCAGGCGTCCGCCTAGCCGGCCTGAATTTCTACGCCGGCGACATGCCGGCCGGGGACCGGGGGCTGGTGTCCTGGCCGGGCCGTTCCGGCGAGTTCCGGGACAACGCCGACGCGGTGGCGGGCATCGGCGGGCGGCTCGGCTGCACCGCGTTCAACGCCCTCTACGGCAACCGCCAGGACGGGATTGCTCCGGAAGCCCAGGACGAGCTGGCCGTCCGGAATCTCGCCGCCGCAGCCGCAGCCGTGGCCAGCATCGGCGGTACGGTGCTGCTCGAACCGGTCAGCGGCGCCCCGCGCTACCCGCTGCTCCGGGCAGATGATGCCCTCCAGGTCATTTCTCGGGTCCGGCAGGAGACCGGTGCGGAGAACCTCCGGCTCCTCGCCGATTTTTATCATCTCTCGGTCAACGGTGACGACGTCGCCGCCGTCATCGAACAGCACGCCAAGGACTTCGGCCACCTCCAGATCGCCGACAGCCCTGGCCGCGGGGCTCCCGGTACCGGGGGGCTTCCCCTCGGCAGCTGGATCGCCCGCAGCCGCGAACTCGGCTACGACGGCTGCATCGCCCTCGAGTACAAGGAACCGGCTGCCACCGCGTTCAGCTGGGCCATCCGCCCGTCCGCCGCCGGCTGA
- the purF gene encoding amidophosphoribosyltransferase → MARGDGKLSHDLLSGEKGPQDACGVFGVWAPGEEVAKLTYYGLYALQHRGQESAGIATSDGTRINVYKDMGLVSQVFDETTLNTLTGHLAVGHCRYSTTGASHWANAQPTLGATATGTVALAHNGNLTNTAELKAMIVDRNGGHLSGEMKQGNTSDTALVTALLEGEEGKTLEQTALELLPKIKGGFCFVFMDEGTLYAARDTYGIRPLCLGRLERGWVVASEQSALATVGASFIREIEPGEFIAIDEDGVRSQRFAEATPAGCVFEYVYLARPDASIAGRSVYESRVEMGRQLARENTQEADIVIPVPESGTPAAVGYAEESGIPFAHGFVKNAYVGRTFIQPSQTLRQLGIRLKLNALESVIRGKRVVVVDDSIVRGNTQRAIVRMLREAGAASVHVKISSPPVKWPCFYGIDFASRAELIANGATINEISQAIGADSLAYISEDGMIGATRQPRERLCTACFTGNYPIELPGADKLGKNLLERTDLGGLPPVPAAVEPGTSLTEDPAAKPGATGCDPGPDAEFEALLTDDDRIDRSIAADKKEPV, encoded by the coding sequence GTGGCACGCGGCGATGGAAAACTCTCTCATGATCTTCTCTCTGGCGAAAAAGGCCCCCAGGATGCTTGTGGCGTCTTCGGGGTCTGGGCTCCCGGCGAAGAGGTTGCAAAACTCACCTATTACGGGCTGTATGCACTGCAGCACCGCGGTCAGGAGTCCGCTGGCATAGCCACCAGCGACGGCACCCGGATCAACGTCTACAAGGACATGGGCCTCGTCTCCCAGGTCTTCGATGAGACCACGCTCAACACCCTGACCGGGCACCTGGCGGTCGGCCACTGCCGGTATTCCACCACCGGCGCGAGCCATTGGGCCAACGCGCAGCCCACCTTGGGCGCCACCGCCACCGGGACCGTGGCCCTCGCCCATAACGGCAACCTGACCAATACCGCCGAGCTCAAAGCCATGATCGTGGACCGCAACGGCGGACACCTCAGCGGTGAAATGAAGCAGGGCAACACCTCGGACACGGCCCTGGTCACAGCCCTGCTCGAGGGCGAGGAGGGCAAGACGCTGGAACAGACCGCCCTGGAGCTGCTGCCCAAAATCAAGGGCGGCTTCTGCTTCGTCTTCATGGATGAAGGCACCCTCTACGCGGCCCGCGACACGTACGGCATCCGCCCGCTGTGCCTGGGCCGGCTGGAGCGCGGCTGGGTGGTCGCCTCCGAGCAGTCCGCCCTCGCCACAGTCGGAGCAAGCTTCATCCGCGAAATCGAACCCGGCGAATTCATCGCGATCGACGAGGACGGCGTCCGGTCCCAGCGTTTCGCCGAGGCGACGCCGGCCGGCTGCGTCTTCGAGTACGTCTACCTCGCCCGCCCGGACGCCTCCATTGCCGGCCGGTCCGTGTACGAATCCCGCGTCGAAATGGGCCGCCAGCTGGCCCGGGAAAACACCCAGGAAGCGGACATCGTCATCCCGGTCCCGGAGTCCGGCACCCCCGCCGCCGTGGGCTACGCCGAGGAGTCCGGCATCCCTTTCGCGCACGGCTTCGTCAAGAACGCCTACGTGGGCCGGACGTTCATCCAGCCGTCCCAGACGCTCCGCCAGCTGGGGATCCGGCTCAAGCTCAACGCGCTGGAATCGGTGATCCGCGGCAAACGCGTGGTGGTGGTGGACGACTCGATCGTGCGCGGCAACACCCAGCGGGCCATCGTCCGGATGCTCCGCGAAGCCGGCGCCGCCTCCGTCCACGTCAAGATCTCCTCCCCGCCGGTGAAGTGGCCGTGTTTCTACGGCATCGACTTCGCGTCCCGCGCCGAGCTGATCGCCAACGGCGCCACCATCAACGAGATTTCCCAGGCCATCGGCGCGGACTCGCTGGCGTACATCTCCGAGGACGGCATGATCGGTGCCACCCGGCAGCCACGTGAGCGCCTCTGTACCGCCTGCTTCACCGGCAACTACCCGATCGAGCTTCCGGGCGCCGACAAGCTCGGCAAGAACCTGCTTGAGCGCACCGATCTCGGCGGTCTTCCGCCTGTCCCGGCCGCCGTGGAGCCCGGCACCTCGCTGACAGAGGACCCTGCCGCCAAGCCTGGCGCCACCGGGTGCGATCCCGGACCGGATGCCGAATTCGAAGCCCTGCTCACCGACGACGATCGCATTGATCGCTCCATTGCCGCCGACAAGAAAGAGCCCGTATGA
- a CDS encoding aspartate aminotransferase family protein, whose translation MTSTLDSGVLPLQHDPEGARRAYELDRKHVFHSWSAQDLLDPMVITAAEGSHVWDGEGKKYLDFSSQLVNTNIGHQHPAVVSAIAAQAAKLCTIAPSYVNDARSEAARLIAERTPGELDKIFFTNGGADANEHAVRMARLHTGRHKVLSAYRSYHGGTQLAVNLTGDPRRWASDHASTGTIHFFPPYLYRTAFHATTQEEESQRALEHLEQLVSFEGPSTIAALILESIPGTAGIYLPPPGYLQGVRDLCTRHGIILIADEVMSGFGRTGKWFATEHFDVVPDLLTFAKGVNSGYVPLGGVAISPEIAATFGQRVYPGGLTYSGHPLATAAAVATINAMEDEQIVQHAATLSETVIGPALAGFAENHASVGEVRGTGVFWAIELVKNRETREPMAPYGSSSPEMNQLVAACKSRGLLPFANFNRIHVVPPCNISATDAQTGLAILDEVLDIADSLVS comes from the coding sequence ATGACTTCCACTCTGGACAGCGGCGTTCTGCCGCTGCAGCACGACCCCGAAGGCGCCCGCCGGGCGTACGAGCTGGACCGCAAACATGTCTTCCACTCCTGGTCCGCCCAGGATCTCTTGGACCCCATGGTTATCACCGCGGCCGAGGGATCCCATGTCTGGGACGGTGAGGGCAAGAAGTATCTGGATTTCTCCTCCCAACTGGTCAACACAAACATCGGCCACCAGCACCCCGCCGTCGTCTCCGCGATCGCCGCCCAGGCCGCGAAACTGTGCACCATCGCCCCGAGCTACGTCAACGACGCCCGGTCGGAGGCAGCCCGGCTGATCGCGGAGCGGACCCCCGGGGAGCTGGACAAGATCTTCTTCACCAACGGCGGGGCGGATGCCAATGAGCACGCCGTCCGCATGGCCCGGCTCCACACCGGCCGGCACAAGGTCCTCTCGGCCTACCGCTCCTACCATGGCGGCACCCAGCTCGCCGTGAACCTCACAGGGGATCCGCGCCGCTGGGCCAGTGACCACGCCAGCACCGGGACGATCCACTTCTTCCCGCCTTACCTGTACCGCACCGCGTTCCATGCCACGACGCAGGAAGAGGAAAGCCAGCGCGCCCTGGAACATTTGGAGCAACTGGTCAGTTTTGAAGGTCCGTCCACTATCGCGGCGCTGATCCTCGAATCGATTCCGGGGACCGCCGGAATCTACCTGCCCCCGCCCGGCTACCTTCAGGGCGTGCGGGATCTTTGCACCCGGCACGGCATCATTCTGATCGCCGACGAGGTCATGTCGGGCTTCGGCAGGACCGGCAAATGGTTCGCCACCGAGCACTTCGACGTCGTACCAGACCTGCTCACCTTCGCCAAAGGCGTGAATTCCGGCTATGTCCCGTTGGGTGGCGTTGCCATCAGCCCCGAAATCGCGGCCACTTTCGGACAGCGCGTCTACCCGGGCGGCCTGACCTACTCCGGCCATCCGCTGGCAACTGCGGCCGCTGTGGCCACCATCAACGCCATGGAGGATGAACAGATCGTGCAGCATGCAGCGACTCTCAGTGAGACCGTGATCGGGCCGGCCCTCGCCGGTTTCGCGGAAAATCACGCGTCCGTGGGCGAGGTGCGCGGAACAGGGGTCTTCTGGGCCATCGAGCTGGTCAAGAACCGTGAAACGCGCGAGCCAATGGCTCCCTACGGGAGTTCCAGCCCGGAAATGAACCAGCTCGTCGCCGCGTGCAAGTCCCGCGGGTTGCTCCCGTTCGCGAATTTCAACCGTATTCACGTGGTTCCTCCATGCAACATCAGCGCAACCGACGCCCAAACTGGCCTGGCCATCCTGGATGAAGTTCTTGATATTGCAGACAGCCTGGTCAGCTGA